One region of Chryseobacterium sp. SORGH_AS_0447 genomic DNA includes:
- a CDS encoding NINE protein: MKDKITAALFALFLGGFGIHKFYLNRPVQGIIYLLFFWTFIPALIAFVEGIIYLTMDETTFSIKYNDGRVKPVSFNSYTNVDELEKLARLRNTGAISEAEYNTLKERLFNL, translated from the coding sequence ATGAAAGATAAAATTACAGCGGCACTTTTTGCTTTATTCCTGGGAGGATTCGGTATTCATAAATTTTATCTGAACAGGCCGGTTCAGGGAATCATCTATCTTTTGTTTTTCTGGACGTTTATTCCGGCACTGATCGCTTTTGTCGAAGGGATTATTTACTTAACCATGGATGAGACAACATTTAGCATAAAATATAACGACGGCCGTGTGAAACCAGTATCCTTTAATAGCTATACGAATGTCGATGAACTTGAGAAGCTGGCCAGACTCAGAAATACGGGTGCCATTTCTGAAGCCGAATACAATACTTTAAAGGAAAGGCTGTTTAATTTGTAA
- a CDS encoding DUF4403 family protein, translating into MKIIKLLLLILFINASAQTVADNPVVHYNFPKVKSSITMPVTIPLAEISNLINASVKDLIYQDDSYTDNNNDQFKVKVWKTRPIRLVGGTSQNLLIEVPLKIWAEKGIGTLGIYTYQNTEFETVMSFSTTINFQNNWTVKTTTEPNGFRWVVKPVLDFGRIKIPITGLVEKSLIEQQQKFSKTIDQQLATQLNFQQYAVLAWNAFSNPFNISEQYNTWLKVTPIKVNITPLKFYGNQINTNLGIDVYSETFTGNKPPSSPLVKTAADFNFVPALTDKFLLQTTANIPFSEATEIARNMFLNKEYDLRGSSVKIKDIKVYGVDDRVMIEAETEGYVKGKAFISGIPVYDETKKKIVLSNTKFNLRTANFLQKTATLLFKGRIVKMIEDEYGIPTQELENSSKKSIEEAFNKEYYKGLKMTGKVFNLKPGQILMNPYGITAVIDTNATLRLILDGI; encoded by the coding sequence TTGAAAATCATCAAGCTACTCCTTCTGATCCTTTTTATCAATGCATCGGCACAGACCGTCGCTGATAACCCGGTGGTGCATTACAATTTCCCGAAAGTAAAATCGAGCATTACGATGCCTGTAACAATTCCATTAGCGGAAATCAGCAATCTGATCAATGCCTCGGTGAAAGATCTTATTTACCAGGACGATTCTTATACCGATAACAACAATGATCAGTTTAAGGTGAAAGTCTGGAAGACCCGCCCGATCCGTCTTGTCGGCGGAACCAGCCAGAATCTCCTGATTGAGGTCCCGTTAAAAATATGGGCAGAAAAGGGCATCGGCACATTAGGCATTTACACCTATCAGAATACGGAGTTTGAAACGGTAATGTCTTTCAGTACAACGATTAATTTCCAAAATAACTGGACCGTAAAGACCACTACCGAACCCAATGGATTCCGGTGGGTGGTAAAGCCCGTCCTTGATTTCGGCAGGATCAAGATTCCGATTACGGGCCTGGTGGAAAAAAGCCTGATCGAGCAGCAGCAGAAATTCAGCAAAACGATCGACCAGCAGCTGGCCACTCAGCTTAATTTCCAGCAATATGCGGTATTGGCCTGGAATGCGTTTTCAAATCCGTTCAATATTTCGGAGCAATACAATACCTGGCTGAAGGTTACGCCAATTAAAGTGAATATCACGCCCTTGAAATTTTACGGCAATCAGATCAATACCAATCTGGGAATTGACGTCTATTCCGAAACCTTTACCGGAAACAAGCCGCCTTCTTCCCCGCTTGTAAAAACGGCTGCTGATTTTAATTTCGTTCCTGCCTTAACTGATAAATTCCTGCTTCAGACAACGGCAAATATTCCATTTTCAGAAGCAACGGAAATTGCACGGAACATGTTTTTAAATAAAGAATACGACCTCAGAGGTTCTTCCGTAAAAATCAAAGACATCAAAGTGTACGGCGTAGACGATAGAGTAATGATCGAAGCGGAAACGGAAGGCTATGTAAAAGGGAAAGCTTTTATTTCCGGAATTCCCGTTTATGATGAGACCAAAAAGAAAATCGTGCTGTCGAATACCAAATTCAATCTGCGGACCGCCAATTTCCTGCAAAAAACGGCAACCCTGCTTTTCAAAGGCCGTATCGTAAAGATGATCGAAGACGAATACGGAATCCCGACACAGGAATTGGAAAACAGCTCGAAAAAAAGCATCGAAGAAGCTTTTAATAAAGAATACTACAAAGGATTAAAAATGACCGGAAAAGTCTTTAACTTAAAGCCTGGCCAGATCCTTATGAACCCGTACGGTATTACCGCTGTTATTGATACGAACGCGACTCTGCGATTGATTTTAGACGGAATATAA
- the folB gene encoding dihydroneopterin aldolase: MSKIYLEDIKVYAYHGVLPEENTIGTYYILNTELHTDLWKAAESDDLNDTISYADINDIIHDEMKIKSKLLEHVAGRIIAALHKKFPQIDYIKLKITKTAPPMKGEMRGASIELEQSFKPQN; this comes from the coding sequence ATGAGCAAGATTTATCTTGAAGATATAAAAGTATACGCCTATCACGGGGTTTTGCCGGAAGAGAATACCATCGGCACCTATTATATTCTGAATACGGAACTTCATACAGACTTATGGAAAGCCGCCGAATCTGATGACCTGAATGATACCATCAGCTATGCGGACATCAATGATATTATTCATGACGAAATGAAGATTAAATCCAAACTGCTGGAACATGTGGCAGGAAGAATTATTGCTGCCCTGCACAAAAAATTTCCGCAGATCGATTATATCAAATTAAAGATCACCAAAACCGCTCCTCCGATGAAAGGTGAAATGCGTGGGGCGAGCATCGAACTAGAACAGAGTTTTAAACCTCAAAATTAA
- the thrC gene encoding threonine synthase, producing MNYYNLKDKEEIVDFRTATVKGQGKEKGLFFPESIPPLDRQLIENLHQLSDEEIAFQCMKDFVGDEIPADILKAIVSETVSFEIPLKKINEHIYSLELFHGPTLAFKDIGARFMSGCLSYFLKDQDKKVTVLVATSGDTGGAVAHGFYKTPGINVVILYPKNKVSPVQEKQLTALGENISALEINGSFDDCQSLVKQAFSDQEITSNVFLTSANSINVARWLPQQIYYLLALKQWQRTEKEPPVICVPSGNFGNICAGILAHLRGLPAKHFIAACNKNDSIPRYLEIRELVQKETVPTLSNAMDVGNPSNFVRVSELFENRFEKIKGAVSGYSVDDKKTLETIKEVYEKYHYLLEPHSAVAYTALEQYLEENPGRKGFILGTAHPVKFPEAIEKAVKIKTDIPESLEELMKKDKKSTEMQSDFEELKRFLLNKTKQQ from the coding sequence ATGAATTACTATAATTTAAAAGATAAAGAGGAAATCGTTGATTTCCGTACCGCAACCGTTAAAGGCCAGGGAAAAGAGAAAGGATTGTTTTTCCCTGAATCTATTCCACCGTTAGACCGGCAGCTGATCGAAAACCTGCACCAGCTTTCCGATGAAGAAATTGCCTTCCAATGCATGAAAGATTTTGTAGGAGATGAAATTCCGGCGGATATTTTAAAAGCAATTGTCTCAGAAACCGTCAGCTTTGAAATTCCTTTAAAAAAAATTAATGAACATATCTATTCCTTGGAGCTATTTCACGGGCCGACATTAGCCTTTAAGGACATCGGTGCAAGATTCATGAGCGGCTGCCTATCTTATTTTCTGAAAGATCAGGATAAGAAAGTTACGGTTCTGGTAGCCACTTCAGGAGATACCGGAGGCGCAGTGGCACATGGGTTCTATAAAACACCGGGAATAAATGTCGTGATTTTATACCCGAAAAACAAGGTAAGCCCGGTTCAGGAAAAGCAGCTCACAGCGCTTGGTGAAAATATTTCTGCACTGGAAATCAACGGCAGCTTCGACGACTGTCAAAGTCTGGTAAAACAGGCCTTTTCGGATCAGGAAATTACTTCAAATGTATTTCTGACCTCTGCCAATTCCATTAATGTGGCGAGGTGGCTTCCTCAGCAAATTTATTATCTGCTCGCATTGAAACAGTGGCAGAGAACAGAAAAGGAGCCGCCTGTAATCTGTGTTCCCAGTGGAAATTTCGGGAATATCTGTGCCGGAATCCTTGCCCATTTAAGAGGTTTGCCTGCCAAACATTTTATCGCGGCCTGCAATAAAAACGACAGTATTCCGAGGTATTTAGAAATCCGGGAACTGGTTCAGAAAGAAACGGTACCAACGCTTTCCAATGCGATGGACGTGGGAAATCCGAGCAACTTTGTAAGGGTCTCCGAACTTTTTGAAAACCGGTTTGAAAAAATAAAAGGTGCCGTTTCTGGGTATTCTGTTGATGACAAAAAAACTTTGGAGACCATAAAAGAAGTCTACGAAAAATACCATTACCTGCTCGAACCACATAGTGCAGTCGCCTATACCGCCCTGGAACAATACTTAGAAGAAAATCCGGGCAGGAAAGGTTTTATCCTGGGAACAGCCCATCCTGTGAAATTTCCTGAAGCCATCGAAAAAGCAGTAAAAATCAAAACCGACATTCCGGAATCGCTGGAAGAATTAATGAAAAAAGACAAAAAAAGTACTGAGATGCAGTCTGATTTTGAAGAATTAAAACGATTTTTGCTTAATAAAACGAAACAGCAATGA
- a CDS encoding homoserine kinase, whose translation MKNVRLKVPATVANLVCGFDILGMAIHEPYDEMELKLLETPEVIIRHTDGFGLPEEPSGNVAGVVLLKIMEHLNLKNGFELIINKRIKPGSGLGSSAASAAGAAVGANELLGNIFTREELVYFAMFGEELASGVKHADNIAPCIYGGITLVKSSDPVDIIPLNAPDLFVTAVHPQIEVKTSDARQILKNKILLKDAIEQWGNIAGLVAGIQKNDSGLIGRSLKDVIIEPVRSILIPKFNEIKEKSMEAGALGGGISGSGPSLFMLSETEKISKDIAEIMQTVYNETGIDSLVYVSKINPSGITVID comes from the coding sequence ATGAAAAATGTAAGATTAAAAGTACCGGCCACCGTTGCCAATTTGGTTTGCGGATTTGATATCCTGGGAATGGCCATCCACGAACCTTATGATGAAATGGAACTGAAGCTGCTTGAAACGCCTGAAGTGATTATCCGGCATACAGACGGTTTCGGACTGCCGGAAGAGCCTTCCGGAAATGTCGCAGGCGTTGTCCTGCTGAAGATCATGGAACACCTGAACCTTAAAAATGGATTTGAGTTAATCATCAATAAAAGAATAAAACCGGGAAGCGGGCTTGGGTCGAGTGCTGCCAGTGCCGCCGGAGCTGCCGTAGGAGCTAATGAGCTTCTAGGAAATATCTTCACTAGGGAAGAGCTCGTTTATTTTGCCATGTTTGGGGAAGAGCTCGCATCCGGGGTAAAGCATGCAGATAATATTGCGCCGTGCATTTATGGCGGAATTACGTTGGTTAAATCCTCGGATCCTGTAGATATCATTCCGCTGAATGCCCCGGATTTATTCGTAACGGCCGTACATCCGCAGATTGAGGTAAAAACATCGGACGCAAGACAGATCCTGAAGAATAAGATTCTCCTGAAAGATGCGATCGAACAATGGGGAAATATTGCCGGACTGGTCGCCGGAATTCAGAAAAACGATTCCGGACTGATCGGCAGAAGCCTGAAAGATGTAATCATCGAACCCGTCAGAAGCATTCTCATTCCGAAATTTAATGAAATAAAAGAAAAAAGCATGGAAGCAGGAGCCCTGGGCGGGGGCATTTCAGGCTCAGGCCCTTCCCTGTTTATGCTGTCTGAAACCGAAAAGATTTCAAAGGACATTGCAGAAATAATGCAGACCGTGTACAATGAAACCGGAATCGACAGCCTGGTCTATGTTTCAAAAATAAATCCTTCAGGAATTACTGTCATTGATTAA
- the thrA gene encoding bifunctional aspartate kinase/homoserine dehydrogenase I, giving the protein MKVLKFGGTSVANAQNIRQVENIIKKASAESKIVVVVSALHGITDQLINAAESAADQKESYPEILKELENKHLNLVKELMPILAQSAWLSFVKKHFNDIEEICNGIFVLGEFTAKTKDRITSYGEFLSSRIIHAKLQSEGLDASWMNSAEQIVTDSNFTHAKVDAEHTEENIRKYFAENHNRIIIAPGFIAKDKDGNGTTLGRGGSDYTASIIAAATDAEELEIWTDVSGMMTADPRLVSGAKPISEISYAEAMELSHFGANVLYPPTIQPVMAKNIDLRIRNTFDPEAYGTLISHQPKISANENQEIAVGISNMNHIALLTLEGSGMIGIPGFSAKLFQCLNNEKISVILITQSSSEHSITVAINEKDVSTANRAISTSFEDDLKLKRVEPVKIETGLGIVALVGDNMKSRSGVSAKMFGCLGNNGINIRAIAQGSSEKNISIVISQEDIRKAVNILHEEVFESEIKQVHLYICGTGNVGTKLIRQIYDQNEYLKENLSINIRIAGLCNSRKMLFSDKGISEDDFLKLNENGNEFSEENFADEIISRNLRNSVFVDVTASPEVPPVYEKLLKRSVNIVACNKIAASSDFANYKNLKNTARNHNCRFFFETNVGAGLPIIGTINDLIRSGDRINSIQAVLSGTLNFVFNHYDGSKPFSEVVAQAQQEGYTEPDPRLDLAGTDVARKILILAREAGYPLEFDTIENESFLPEECMKGSVEDFYKALFKYEDHFKQLLENAKIDGKILKYVAEFKEGKAKIGLQHVAPESDLFHLYGKDNIVIFKTLRYSEQPLVVKGAGAGAEVTASGIFADIVRSV; this is encoded by the coding sequence ATGAAAGTTTTAAAATTTGGAGGCACCTCCGTTGCCAATGCTCAAAATATACGGCAGGTCGAAAACATTATAAAAAAAGCATCTGCAGAAAGTAAAATAGTGGTAGTCGTTTCAGCACTTCACGGGATAACCGATCAATTGATCAATGCAGCAGAATCTGCCGCTGATCAAAAAGAGTCTTATCCGGAAATCCTAAAAGAACTCGAAAACAAACATCTGAATCTGGTAAAAGAGCTCATGCCGATCCTGGCGCAGAGCGCATGGCTAAGTTTCGTCAAAAAGCATTTTAATGATATCGAAGAGATCTGCAACGGAATTTTCGTCTTGGGAGAATTTACCGCAAAAACTAAAGACCGGATCACTTCGTACGGAGAATTTCTTTCCTCCCGGATCATCCATGCAAAACTTCAATCCGAAGGCTTGGATGCCTCGTGGATGAATTCTGCCGAGCAAATCGTCACCGACAGTAATTTTACCCACGCAAAGGTAGATGCTGAACACACGGAAGAAAACATCAGAAAATACTTCGCGGAAAACCACAACCGGATTATCATTGCTCCGGGTTTTATTGCCAAAGATAAAGACGGAAACGGTACAACGCTCGGGCGGGGCGGCTCCGACTATACGGCATCCATTATTGCCGCCGCAACGGATGCGGAAGAACTTGAGATCTGGACGGATGTAAGCGGAATGATGACGGCAGATCCCAGGTTAGTATCCGGGGCAAAGCCGATTTCTGAAATCTCCTATGCTGAAGCGATGGAACTTTCCCATTTTGGAGCAAATGTTTTATATCCGCCTACTATTCAGCCGGTGATGGCAAAAAATATCGATTTACGAATTAGGAATACGTTTGATCCTGAAGCTTACGGAACTTTAATTTCCCATCAGCCGAAGATATCAGCTAATGAAAACCAGGAAATTGCAGTGGGAATTTCAAATATGAACCATATTGCGCTGCTCACCCTTGAAGGAAGCGGGATGATCGGGATCCCGGGATTTTCCGCAAAATTATTCCAGTGTCTTAATAATGAAAAGATCAGTGTGATTCTGATTACCCAAAGTTCATCGGAGCACTCCATCACTGTAGCCATTAATGAAAAAGATGTTTCCACTGCAAACAGAGCGATCAGCACCTCCTTTGAAGATGATCTGAAATTAAAAAGAGTTGAGCCTGTAAAAATTGAAACCGGTCTGGGCATCGTTGCCCTCGTAGGAGACAATATGAAAAGCAGAAGCGGCGTAAGCGCAAAAATGTTTGGCTGTCTCGGAAACAACGGCATCAATATCCGGGCGATCGCGCAGGGTTCTTCGGAAAAGAACATCAGCATCGTTATTTCACAGGAAGATATCCGGAAAGCGGTTAACATCCTGCACGAAGAGGTTTTTGAATCTGAAATCAAGCAGGTTCACCTGTACATCTGCGGAACCGGAAATGTAGGTACTAAATTAATCCGCCAGATCTATGATCAGAATGAATACCTGAAGGAAAACCTTTCGATCAATATAAGAATCGCAGGACTTTGCAACAGCCGCAAAATGCTTTTTTCCGATAAAGGAATTTCCGAAGATGATTTTTTAAAGCTAAACGAAAACGGGAACGAATTTTCTGAGGAAAATTTTGCTGATGAAATTATTTCCAGAAACCTGAGAAATTCCGTTTTCGTAGATGTAACAGCAAGCCCGGAAGTCCCTCCTGTCTACGAAAAACTTTTAAAACGCAGTGTGAATATCGTAGCGTGCAATAAAATCGCAGCCTCTTCAGACTTCGCGAATTATAAAAATTTAAAAAATACGGCCCGGAACCACAACTGCCGGTTTTTCTTTGAAACCAATGTCGGAGCCGGACTTCCCATCATCGGGACCATTAACGACCTCATCAGAAGCGGTGACCGGATCAATTCTATTCAGGCTGTGTTGAGCGGAACATTGAATTTCGTATTCAATCATTATGATGGCAGCAAGCCTTTCTCAGAAGTGGTGGCGCAGGCCCAACAGGAAGGTTACACCGAACCGGATCCAAGGCTTGATCTGGCAGGAACAGATGTTGCCCGGAAAATACTGATCCTGGCCAGAGAAGCAGGCTACCCGCTTGAGTTCGATACCATTGAAAACGAAAGCTTCCTGCCTGAAGAATGCATGAAAGGAAGTGTAGAAGATTTTTACAAAGCACTTTTCAAATATGAAGATCACTTTAAACAATTACTTGAAAATGCAAAAATCGACGGAAAGATCTTAAAATATGTTGCTGAATTTAAAGAGGGAAAGGCAAAAATAGGATTGCAACATGTGGCTCCGGAAAGCGATCTTTTTCATCTGTACGGTAAAGACAACATCGTTATCTTTAAAACGCTGAGGTATTCTGAGCAGCCTTTGGTGGTGAAAGGCGCAGGAGCCGGCGCAGAAGTTACGGCCAGTGGTATTTTTGCTGATATCGTACGTTCCGTTTAA
- the nadA gene encoding quinolinate synthase NadA, with protein sequence MSTETLEKAKSAIPVRGFLDIKDLIIPEGEELVKAILKLKEEKNAVILAHYYQPGEIQDIADFLGDSLQLARQAKDTDADMIVFCGVHFMAEAAKILNPTKKVVLPDTMAGCSLADGCSGEGLRKMRKQHPNALVATYINCNAETKAESDIIVTSSNAETVIEALPKDRPIIFAPDKNLGRYLSQKTGRDMILWDGSCIVHEAFSMERIAKQLADNPDAKLIAHPESEEAVLKLAHFIGSTSALLNFVEQDDCQKFIIATEEGILHEMKKRAPHKELIPALVFDETCNCSECFYMKRNTMEKLYLCMKYELPEILMDEELRLKALKPIEAMLDLSKSIK encoded by the coding sequence ATGAGTACCGAAACATTAGAAAAAGCTAAATCTGCGATTCCGGTAAGGGGATTTTTAGATATCAAAGACCTGATTATTCCTGAAGGCGAGGAATTGGTAAAAGCAATTCTCAAACTGAAAGAGGAAAAAAATGCGGTAATTTTAGCGCACTATTATCAACCCGGAGAAATCCAGGATATTGCCGATTTCCTTGGGGATTCTCTTCAGCTGGCAAGACAGGCGAAAGATACCGATGCCGATATGATTGTATTCTGCGGGGTTCATTTTATGGCCGAAGCGGCAAAAATTTTGAATCCGACCAAAAAAGTTGTTCTTCCTGATACAATGGCGGGATGCTCTTTGGCAGACGGATGTTCGGGAGAAGGATTAAGAAAAATGCGCAAGCAGCACCCGAATGCTTTGGTTGCCACTTACATCAACTGCAATGCGGAAACAAAGGCGGAAAGTGATATTATCGTTACCAGCTCCAATGCGGAAACCGTAATCGAAGCACTGCCGAAAGACCGGCCGATTATCTTCGCTCCGGATAAAAACCTGGGAAGATACCTTTCTCAGAAAACGGGACGTGACATGATCCTTTGGGACGGAAGCTGCATCGTCCACGAAGCATTTTCCATGGAAAGAATTGCCAAACAGCTGGCCGATAACCCGGATGCCAAATTAATTGCCCACCCGGAAAGTGAAGAAGCGGTTCTGAAGCTGGCTCATTTCATTGGCTCCACTTCTGCCCTGCTGAATTTTGTGGAACAGGACGACTGCCAGAAATTCATCATCGCTACGGAAGAGGGCATCCTGCACGAAATGAAAAAGCGTGCTCCCCATAAAGAACTGATTCCTGCATTGGTTTTTGATGAGACCTGTAACTGCTCCGAATGTTTCTATATGAAAAGAAATACAATGGAAAAATTGTATCTGTGCATGAAATATGAGCTTCCAGAAATTCTGATGGATGAAGAATTGAGATTGAAAGCATTAAAGCCGATTGAAGCTATGCTTGATCTTTCGAAAAGTATAAAATAA
- the gmk gene encoding guanylate kinase has translation MNSKVIIFSAPSGSGKTTLVKHALEVFGQLQFSISCTTRAPRGSEIHAVDYHFLTPEEFRQKIAEDAFVEFEEVYTDKYYGTLKSEVEKIWSQGKVVIFDVDVKGGISLKKYFGSQALSIFIEPPSIEELERRLISRGTDDAETIIVRVAKAEEEMSYAGEFDKIVINSDLNEAKKEIESLIQHFIEN, from the coding sequence TTGAACAGTAAAGTTATCATATTCTCGGCGCCGTCGGGCAGCGGAAAAACAACATTGGTAAAACACGCGCTGGAAGTTTTCGGCCAGCTGCAGTTTTCCATTTCATGCACGACAAGAGCACCGAGGGGCAGTGAAATCCATGCGGTGGATTATCACTTTTTAACACCGGAAGAATTCCGACAGAAAATTGCAGAAGACGCCTTTGTGGAATTCGAAGAAGTATATACCGATAAATATTACGGCACCCTGAAATCCGAAGTCGAAAAGATCTGGAGCCAGGGAAAGGTAGTAATCTTTGACGTAGACGTAAAAGGCGGGATTTCTTTAAAAAAATATTTTGGATCGCAGGCGTTATCTATTTTTATCGAACCGCCTTCCATTGAAGAACTGGAACGGAGATTGATCTCCAGAGGAACAGACGATGCGGAAACTATCATAGTCCGTGTTGCCAAGGCAGAAGAAGAAATGTCTTATGCCGGAGAATTTGATAAGATCGTGATTAATTCCGATTTAAACGAAGCAAAAAAAGAAATAGAAAGTTTAATACAACATTTTATCGAAAATTAA
- a CDS encoding YicC family protein, translating into MILSMTGFGRAEGVFEGKKITIDIKSLNSKSFDLNIKIPLRYKEKEFEIRKILNDRIIRGKVDCYLNLENLEESTDVKINKSLIDSYINELKNIASDGPDFEYLKMAVRLPDAITSRPDELSEGEWEALAKIVHAAIDRFEEFRKTEGNILHEELGRNLQNIEKNLAEVVPFEEERIVAVKERYQKSLKEFENVDETRFYQEMAYFTEKLDISEEKVRLAQHLKYYKEVMDNEDFNGKKLGFISQEIGREINTLGSKANHAAIQKLVVMMKDDLEKIKEQTLNVL; encoded by the coding sequence ATGATTTTATCAATGACCGGCTTTGGTAGAGCCGAAGGTGTTTTTGAAGGGAAAAAGATCACGATCGATATTAAATCGCTGAACAGCAAAAGTTTTGATTTAAACATCAAAATTCCTTTGAGGTATAAAGAGAAAGAATTCGAGATCCGAAAAATTCTTAACGACCGTATTATCCGTGGAAAAGTAGACTGCTACCTCAACCTGGAAAATCTGGAAGAATCGACTGATGTGAAGATTAATAAAAGCCTTATTGACTCTTACATCAATGAACTTAAGAATATTGCCTCTGACGGCCCTGATTTCGAATACCTGAAAATGGCGGTACGTCTGCCGGATGCCATCACTTCGAGACCCGATGAACTGTCTGAAGGAGAATGGGAAGCATTGGCTAAAATCGTACATGCAGCCATCGACCGTTTTGAAGAATTCAGAAAGACGGAAGGAAATATCCTGCACGAAGAACTGGGAAGGAATCTTCAGAATATTGAAAAAAACCTCGCAGAAGTGGTTCCTTTCGAAGAGGAAAGAATTGTTGCCGTAAAAGAGCGTTACCAAAAATCACTGAAAGAATTCGAAAACGTAGATGAAACCCGTTTTTACCAGGAAATGGCTTACTTCACAGAAAAACTGGATATTTCAGAAGAAAAAGTAAGGCTTGCCCAGCACCTGAAATATTATAAGGAAGTAATGGACAATGAAGATTTCAACGGGAAGAAACTAGGCTTTATCTCTCAGGAAATCGGTCGTGAAATCAATACATTGGGTTCCAAAGCCAATCACGCCGCCATTCAAAAATTAGTGGTGATGATGAAGGACGATCTGGAAAAAATTAAGGAGCAGACCTTAAATGTACTTTAA
- the miaA gene encoding tRNA (adenosine(37)-N6)-dimethylallyltransferase MiaA: MKKKNLISVVGPTGIGKTRLAIDLAKYFSTEIVSCDSRQFFREMKIGTASPSAEELAEAPHHFIGNLSVKDYYSIGQYEEDALKKLNGLFENHDTVILVGGSMMYEKAVIEGLNDLPEADEENQKKLQEIFENGGIEKLQELLKELDPEYFAVVDFHNHRRLLRAIDVIWQTNQKYSELIAVSQDSRDFNTLRIGIEAPREDLYERINRRVDLMMEKGLLEEARSLESFRHLTALNTVGYSELFRYFDGEWDLDFAVSEIKKNSRRYAKRQLTWYRKADDIHYMPLGYTQEDFDRLIGYIVEQIQK; this comes from the coding sequence GTGAAAAAGAAAAATTTAATTTCTGTTGTAGGCCCCACGGGAATTGGGAAAACACGGTTGGCTATTGATCTGGCAAAATATTTCAGCACGGAAATCGTGTCCTGCGACTCGCGGCAGTTTTTCAGGGAAATGAAAATAGGAACCGCTTCTCCGTCGGCGGAAGAACTGGCAGAGGCACCCCATCATTTCATCGGTAATCTTTCGGTGAAAGATTATTATTCCATCGGGCAATATGAAGAAGATGCCTTAAAAAAGCTCAACGGACTTTTTGAAAATCACGACACCGTAATTCTGGTGGGCGGAAGCATGATGTATGAAAAAGCGGTGATCGAAGGACTGAACGACCTGCCGGAAGCCGATGAAGAAAACCAAAAAAAATTACAGGAAATTTTTGAAAACGGAGGGATTGAAAAACTTCAGGAGCTGTTAAAGGAACTCGATCCGGAATATTTCGCCGTCGTAGACTTTCACAACCACAGAAGACTGCTGCGGGCCATCGATGTAATCTGGCAGACCAATCAGAAATATTCAGAATTAATTGCTGTTTCACAGGATTCGCGGGATTTTAATACCCTACGAATCGGCATTGAAGCGCCGAGGGAAGATCTGTATGAAAGGATCAACAGAAGGGTAGACCTGATGATGGAAAAAGGGCTGCTTGAGGAAGCCAGAAGCCTGGAATCTTTCAGGCACCTGACCGCGTTAAACACCGTTGGATACTCAGAATTATTCAGATATTTTGATGGTGAATGGGATCTTGATTTTGCAGTTTCCGAAATCAAGAAGAACAGCCGGAGATACGCCAAGCGACAGTTAACCTGGTACCGGAAAGCGGATGACATTCACTATATGCCGTTGGGATATACGCAGGAGGATTTTGATCGGCTGATCGGATACATTGTTGAACAGATTCAGAAATAA